The following are from one region of the Pseudomonas putida genome:
- a CDS encoding L,D-transpeptidase family protein: MLPRFPAVTRSLSLAALLVAGPAAALELPLPPPGEDIIGQVQVIKAKYEDTFADIGTANDLGYLEMIAANPGVDPWLPGAGTEIILPTRYILPPGPREGIVINLAEYRMYYFPKGQNVVHTFPLGIGREGWGSPIANTKITAKTPNPTWTPPASIRAEHAADGDILPSVVPAGPDNPLGPFKFTLGVPGYLIHGSNKKFGIGMRTSHGCFRMLNNNVLELSKMVPVGTPVRIINEPYKFGISGGKVYLEAHTPLDDQGNPSVVDKHTAVINALLKREDLANNLRMNWDMVRDVVAAEDGMPVEIAVPTESQGGAPMVSSIPPELQ; encoded by the coding sequence ATGTTGCCGCGCTTTCCTGCCGTCACCCGTAGCCTGTCCCTGGCCGCCCTGCTGGTAGCAGGCCCCGCTGCTGCGCTGGAGCTGCCACTGCCACCACCCGGTGAAGACATCATCGGCCAGGTGCAGGTGATCAAGGCAAAGTACGAGGACACGTTCGCCGATATCGGCACTGCCAACGACCTCGGCTACCTGGAAATGATCGCTGCCAACCCGGGCGTAGACCCATGGCTGCCAGGAGCGGGCACCGAGATCATCCTGCCCACCCGCTACATCCTGCCGCCTGGCCCGCGTGAAGGCATCGTCATCAACCTGGCCGAATACCGCATGTACTACTTCCCGAAAGGGCAGAATGTGGTGCATACCTTCCCGCTGGGCATTGGCCGTGAAGGCTGGGGTTCACCGATCGCCAACACCAAGATCACCGCCAAGACGCCAAACCCGACCTGGACCCCGCCAGCGTCGATCCGCGCCGAGCACGCGGCTGATGGCGATATCCTGCCGAGCGTGGTGCCGGCCGGTCCGGACAACCCGCTGGGGCCGTTCAAGTTCACCCTCGGGGTGCCGGGCTACCTGATCCACGGCTCTAACAAGAAGTTCGGCATTGGCATGCGTACCAGCCACGGTTGTTTCCGCATGCTCAACAACAATGTGCTGGAACTGTCGAAGATGGTGCCGGTGGGGACGCCGGTGCGCATCATCAACGAGCCCTACAAGTTCGGTATCAGTGGCGGCAAGGTCTATCTGGAGGCACACACGCCGCTGGACGACCAGGGTAATCCGTCGGTGGTCGATAAACACACTGCAGTCATCAACGCCTTGCTCAAGCGTGAAGACCTGGCCAATAACCTGCGCATGAACTGGGACATGGTGCGTGACGTGGTGGCCGCGGAAGATGGCATGCCGGTCGAAATTGCCGTGCCGACCGAAAGCCAGGGTGGCGCGCCGATGGTTTCGAGCATTCCGCCCGAACTGCAGTAA
- the oprI gene encoding outer membrane lipoprotei OprI, translating to MNNVLKFSALALAAVLATGCSSVSKETEARLTATEDAAARAQARADEAYRKADDALAAAQKAQQTADEANERALRMLDKASRK from the coding sequence ATGAACAACGTTCTGAAATTCTCTGCTCTGGCTCTGGCCGCAGTTCTGGCTACCGGTTGCAGCAGCGTATCCAAAGAAACCGAAGCTCGTCTGACTGCGACTGAAGACGCAGCAGCTCGCGCTCAAGCTCGTGCTGACGAAGCCTACCGTAAGGCTGACGACGCACTGGCAGCCGCTCAGAAGGCTCAGCAGACCGCTGACGAAGCCAACGAGCGCGCTCTGCGTATGCTGGACAAAGCCAGCCGCAAGTAA
- a CDS encoding GNAT family N-acetyltransferase, producing the protein MSEALTIHHDQAGHQFETNVDGHRAYLTYMDLGKQTLDIYRTFVPNALRGRGIAAALTERALEYAEQMGYTVIPSCSYVERYMERQQRQSSKV; encoded by the coding sequence ATGAGCGAAGCGCTGACCATCCACCATGACCAGGCCGGTCATCAGTTCGAGACCAACGTGGACGGTCATCGTGCCTATCTGACGTACATGGATCTGGGCAAGCAGACGCTGGACATCTATCGCACCTTCGTACCCAACGCCCTGCGCGGCCGCGGGATTGCTGCCGCCCTGACCGAACGGGCCCTGGAGTACGCGGAACAGATGGGCTACACGGTGATCCCGTCCTGCTCGTACGTGGAGCGCTACATGGAGCGCCAGCAGCGGCAGTCGAGCAAGGTCTGA
- a CDS encoding 3-deoxy-7-phosphoheptulonate synthase — MADLPIDDLNVASNETLITPDQLKKEIPLSAKALQTVTAGREVVRNILDGKDHRLFVVVGPCSIHDIKAAHEYAERLKVLAEEVSDTLYLVMRVYFEKPRTTVGWKGLINDPYLDDSFKIQDGLHIGRKLLLDLAEMGLPTATEALDPISPQYLQDLISWSAIGARTTESQTHREMASGLSSAVGFKNGTDGGLTVAINALQSVSKPHRFLGINQEGGVSIVTTKGNPYGHVVLRGGNGKPNYDSVSVALCEQDLAKARIKANIMVDCSHANSNKDPALQPLVMENVANQILEGNQSIIGLMVESHLNWGCQSIPKNLDELQYGVSITDACIDWSATEKTLRSMRAKLKDVLPQRKRG; from the coding sequence ATGGCTGATTTACCGATCGATGACTTGAACGTTGCCTCCAACGAGACCCTGATCACCCCCGATCAGCTCAAGAAGGAAATCCCCCTCAGCGCCAAGGCCCTGCAGACCGTGACTGCCGGCCGTGAAGTGGTGCGCAATATTCTCGACGGCAAGGACCATCGCCTGTTCGTCGTGGTCGGCCCCTGCTCGATCCACGACATCAAGGCCGCCCACGAGTACGCCGAGCGCCTGAAAGTGCTGGCCGAGGAAGTGTCTGACACGCTGTACCTGGTAATGCGCGTGTATTTCGAAAAACCGCGCACCACCGTCGGCTGGAAAGGCCTGATCAACGACCCGTACCTGGATGACTCGTTCAAGATCCAGGATGGTCTGCACATCGGCCGCAAGCTGCTGCTGGACCTGGCCGAAATGGGCCTGCCGACCGCCACCGAAGCGCTCGACCCGATTTCCCCGCAATACCTGCAGGACCTGATCAGCTGGTCGGCCATCGGCGCTCGCACCACCGAATCCCAGACCCACCGCGAGATGGCTTCGGGCCTGTCCTCGGCAGTCGGCTTCAAGAATGGCACCGACGGCGGCCTGACCGTTGCCATCAATGCCCTGCAGTCGGTGTCCAAACCGCACCGCTTCCTCGGCATCAACCAGGAAGGTGGCGTGTCGATCGTCACCACCAAGGGCAACCCGTACGGCCACGTGGTACTGCGCGGCGGCAACGGCAAGCCGAATTACGACTCGGTCAGTGTCGCCCTTTGTGAGCAGGACCTGGCCAAGGCCAGGATCAAGGCCAACATCATGGTCGACTGCAGCCACGCCAACTCCAACAAGGACCCGGCCCTGCAACCGTTGGTGATGGAGAACGTCGCCAACCAGATTCTCGAAGGCAACCAGTCGATCATCGGCCTGATGGTCGAGAGCCACCTGAACTGGGGCTGCCAGTCGATTCCGAAGAACCTGGACGAGCTGCAGTATGGCGTGTCTATCACCGATGCCTGCATCGACTGGTCGGCGACCGAGAAGACCCTGCGCAGCATGCGGGCCAAGCTGAAAGATGTGCTGCCGCAGCGCAAGCGCGGCTGA
- a CDS encoding putative 2-dehydropantoate 2-reductase gives MHPHTPRIGIIGSGAIGGFYGLMLARAGFDVHFLLRSEYEVVREQGLALDSAVHGTVQMKVQAYASAAEMPPCDWLLVGAKATSNDQLAPLIVQAAAPGAKVVLLQNGLGVEAQLRPALRSDMHLLGGLCFICVNRQAPGVIRHQALGAVNLGYHSGPASDGGSALVNEGVGLFQAAGIDSQAMPDLALARWQKLVWNVPYNGLSVLLAASTTALMADSHSRTLIQALMAEVVQGAAACGHVLPEGYAEHLFQVTERMPDYWPSMYHDHVHKRPLELQAIYAEPLAQARAAGCRLPRMEMLYQALAFINRGEQPR, from the coding sequence ATGCATCCGCACACACCACGAATCGGCATCATCGGCAGTGGCGCCATCGGCGGCTTCTATGGGTTGATGCTGGCCCGGGCCGGCTTCGATGTGCATTTTCTGCTGCGCAGCGAGTACGAGGTTGTCCGCGAGCAGGGGTTAGCGCTGGACAGTGCCGTGCATGGCACCGTGCAGATGAAGGTGCAGGCGTATGCCAGTGCAGCCGAAATGCCACCCTGCGACTGGCTGCTGGTGGGGGCCAAGGCCACCAGCAATGACCAGTTGGCACCGCTGATCGTGCAGGCGGCCGCGCCGGGTGCCAAGGTGGTACTGCTGCAGAACGGCCTGGGCGTGGAGGCGCAGTTGCGCCCGGCGTTGCGCAGCGACATGCACCTGCTTGGCGGCCTGTGTTTCATCTGCGTCAACCGCCAGGCGCCCGGTGTGATCCGCCACCAGGCCCTGGGGGCGGTCAATCTTGGCTACCACAGTGGGCCGGCCAGCGATGGCGGCAGCGCGCTGGTCAATGAAGGCGTGGGGCTTTTCCAGGCGGCGGGCATCGACTCGCAGGCCATGCCCGACCTGGCCCTGGCGCGCTGGCAGAAGCTGGTGTGGAACGTGCCCTACAACGGCCTGTCGGTGCTGCTCGCCGCCAGCACCACGGCGCTGATGGCGGACAGCCATAGCCGCACCTTGATCCAGGCCTTGATGGCCGAGGTGGTGCAGGGCGCGGCGGCGTGTGGCCATGTGTTGCCTGAGGGGTATGCCGAGCACCTGTTCCAGGTGACCGAGCGCATGCCCGACTACTGGCCCAGCATGTACCACGACCATGTCCACAAGCGCCCGCTGGAGCTACAGGCCATCTATGCCGAGCCGTTGGCGCAGGCGCGTGCGGCAGGCTGCCGTTTGCCGCGGATGGAGATGCTGTACCAGGCGCTGGCCTTCATCAACCGTGGCGAGCAGCCCCGCTGA
- the cysB gene encoding HTH-type transcriptional regulator CysB has product MKLQQLRYIWEVAHHDLNVSATAQSLYTSQPGISKQIRLLEDELGVEVFARSGKHLTRVTPAGERIITTAGEILRKVESIKQIAQEFSNEKKGTLSIATTHTQARYALPPVISSFIKQYPEVSLHMHQGSPMQIAEMAADGTVDFAIATEALELFGDLIMMPCYKWNRCVVVPQGHPLAKLPKLTLEAVAEYPIVTYVFGFTGRSKLDEAFNHRGLTPKVVFTAADADVIKTYVRLGLGVGIVAGMAVDAKLDSDLVALDASELFEASITKIGFRRGTFLRGFMCDFIEKFAPHLTREVMAKAIQCHNKQELEELFEGVELPVH; this is encoded by the coding sequence ATGAAGCTTCAACAACTGCGCTACATCTGGGAAGTGGCGCACCATGACCTCAACGTCTCCGCGACGGCGCAAAGCCTGTATACCTCCCAGCCAGGTATCAGCAAGCAGATCCGCCTGCTCGAGGATGAACTGGGTGTTGAAGTCTTTGCCCGCAGCGGCAAGCACCTGACCCGCGTCACCCCGGCCGGTGAGCGCATCATCACGACCGCCGGCGAAATCTTGCGCAAGGTCGAAAGCATCAAGCAGATTGCCCAGGAGTTCTCCAACGAGAAGAAGGGCACGCTGTCCATCGCCACCACCCACACCCAGGCGCGTTACGCCTTGCCGCCGGTGATCAGCAGCTTCATCAAGCAGTACCCGGAAGTGTCCTTGCACATGCACCAGGGTTCGCCCATGCAGATTGCCGAGATGGCCGCCGACGGTACCGTCGACTTCGCCATCGCCACCGAAGCGCTGGAGCTGTTCGGCGACCTGATCATGATGCCGTGCTACAAGTGGAACCGCTGCGTGGTGGTGCCGCAAGGTCACCCGCTGGCCAAGCTGCCGAAGCTGACCCTGGAAGCTGTGGCCGAATACCCGATCGTCACCTATGTATTCGGGTTTACCGGGCGCTCGAAGCTGGACGAGGCCTTCAACCACCGTGGCCTTACGCCGAAGGTGGTGTTCACTGCGGCAGACGCCGACGTGATCAAGACTTATGTGCGCCTGGGGTTGGGCGTGGGTATCGTCGCCGGCATGGCCGTGGACGCCAAGCTCGACAGCGACCTGGTGGCACTGGATGCCAGCGAGTTGTTCGAAGCCAGCATCACCAAGATCGGCTTCCGCCGTGGCACCTTCCTGCGCGGCTTCATGTGCGACTTCATCGAGAAGTTCGCCCCTCACCTGACCCGTGAAGTGATGGCCAAGGCCATTCAGTGCCATAACAAGCAGGAGCTGGAAGAGCTGTTCGAAGGCGTCGAACTGCCGGTGCACTGA
- a CDS encoding phosphoadenylyl-sulfate reductase, translating to MSQPFDVAALAATYANKSPQDILKLAFEHFGDDLWISFSGAEDVVLVDMAWKLNKQVKVFSLDTGRLHPETYRFIDQVREQYNLPIEILSPDRAKLDPFVKEKGLFSFYKDGHGECCGIRKIEPLRRKLATVSAWATGQRRDQSPGTRSQVAAVEIDSAFSTPERTLYKFNPLAQMSSEEVWGYIRMLELPYNSLHERGFISIGCEPCTRPVLPNQHEREGRWWWEESTQKECGLHAGNLISKA from the coding sequence ATGAGCCAACCCTTCGACGTCGCCGCCCTGGCCGCGACCTATGCCAACAAGTCCCCGCAGGACATCCTCAAGCTTGCCTTCGAGCACTTTGGTGATGACCTGTGGATCTCCTTCAGCGGCGCCGAGGACGTGGTGCTGGTGGACATGGCCTGGAAGCTGAACAAGCAGGTCAAGGTATTCAGCCTCGACACCGGCCGCCTGCACCCGGAGACCTATCGGTTCATCGACCAGGTGCGCGAGCAGTACAACCTGCCGATCGAAATCCTCAGCCCCGACCGTGCCAAACTCGACCCGTTCGTCAAGGAAAAGGGCCTGTTCAGCTTCTACAAGGACGGCCACGGCGAGTGCTGCGGCATCCGCAAGATCGAGCCGCTGCGTCGCAAGCTGGCCACCGTCAGCGCCTGGGCCACCGGCCAACGCCGCGACCAGAGCCCGGGAACCCGCAGCCAGGTGGCGGCAGTGGAAATCGACAGCGCCTTCTCTACCCCCGAGCGTACCCTGTACAAGTTCAACCCGTTGGCGCAGATGTCCAGCGAGGAAGTGTGGGGCTATATCCGCATGCTGGAGCTGCCGTACAACAGCCTGCACGAGCGCGGCTTCATCAGCATTGGCTGCGAGCCATGTACCCGCCCGGTGCTGCCTAACCAGCATGAGCGCGAAGGGCGTTGGTGGTGGGAAGAGTCGACGCAGAAGGAATGCGGGTTGCACGCTGGCAACCTGATCAGCAAGGCTTGA
- the pabB gene encoding aminodeoxychorismate synthase component I — MPTCTLHPLPYQPDPAAYFARLRQVPGAILLDSARPGAERGRFDLISAWPLQHLQAQPGEEGRAFLQRLRAGLAQLGHAQLPEGSELPFAGGLIGYLSYDFGRRLEHLPSLAMDDLGLPDAQLGLYAWALVTDHQCATSQLVLHPSLSGSERERLIDLFEGVDNAESGSFQLLAPMAGDLLPEQYKAAFDQVQRYIQAGDCYQINLTQRFRAPCQGDPWHAYQALRKACPTPFSGYQQLADGSALLSFSPERFIRVSQRQVETRPIKGTRPRASNPAEDVRNAEELLHSPKDRSENLMIVDLLRNDLGRTCEIGSVKVPELFSLESYPNVHHLVSSITGRLASDKDALDLIGDSFPGGSITGAPKIRAMQIIDELEPARRALYCGSLLYVDVRGEMDSSIAIRSLLVKGGQVSCWGGGAVVADSEWQAEYEESIAKVRVLMETLQGL, encoded by the coding sequence ATGCCGACCTGTACGCTCCACCCCCTGCCCTACCAGCCCGACCCTGCCGCCTACTTCGCCCGCCTGCGCCAGGTCCCCGGCGCGATCCTGCTGGACAGCGCCCGCCCCGGCGCCGAGCGCGGCCGCTTCGACCTGATCAGCGCCTGGCCGCTGCAACACTTGCAAGCACAACCCGGCGAAGAGGGCCGTGCCTTCCTCCAGCGCCTGCGCGCTGGCCTGGCGCAACTGGGGCACGCGCAGTTGCCCGAAGGCAGCGAGCTGCCTTTCGCCGGCGGCCTGATCGGCTACCTGAGCTACGACTTCGGCCGCCGCCTGGAGCACCTGCCCAGCCTGGCCATGGACGATCTCGGCCTGCCAGACGCCCAGTTGGGCCTGTATGCCTGGGCGCTGGTCACCGACCACCAGTGCGCGACCAGCCAACTGGTGTTGCACCCGAGTCTTTCGGGCAGCGAACGCGAACGCTTGATCGACCTGTTCGAGGGTGTCGACAACGCAGAGAGCGGCAGTTTCCAGCTACTTGCGCCAATGGCCGGCGACCTGCTGCCCGAGCAGTACAAGGCGGCCTTTGACCAGGTGCAGCGCTACATCCAGGCCGGCGACTGCTACCAGATCAACCTGACGCAGCGCTTCCGCGCGCCCTGCCAGGGCGACCCGTGGCACGCTTACCAGGCCCTGCGCAAAGCCTGCCCCACCCCCTTCTCCGGCTATCAGCAACTGGCCGACGGCAGCGCCCTGCTGAGTTTTTCGCCCGAGCGCTTCATCCGCGTCAGCCAGCGCCAGGTGGAAACGCGGCCGATCAAGGGCACCCGACCGCGCGCCAGCAATCCTGCCGAAGACGTGCGCAATGCCGAGGAGCTGCTGCATAGCCCCAAGGATCGCTCGGAAAACCTGATGATCGTCGACCTGCTGCGCAACGACCTGGGACGCACCTGCGAAATAGGCTCGGTGAAGGTACCGGAACTGTTCAGCCTGGAGAGCTATCCCAACGTGCACCACCTGGTCAGCAGCATCACCGGCCGGCTGGCCAGCGACAAGGACGCCCTTGACCTGATCGGCGACAGCTTCCCCGGCGGCTCGATCACCGGCGCACCTAAGATCCGCGCCATGCAGATCATCGATGAACTGGAGCCGGCGCGCCGGGCGCTGTACTGCGGGTCACTGCTCTACGTGGATGTGCGCGGCGAGATGGACAGCTCGATTGCCATTCGCAGCCTGCTGGTCAAGGGCGGACAGGTTAGCTGCTGGGGCGGCGGCGCGGTGGTGGCCGACTCCGAGTGGCAGGCCGAGTATGAAGAGTCGATTGCCAAAGTGCGCGTGCTGATGGAGACCTTGCAAGGCTTGTGA
- a CDS encoding alpha-L-glutamate ligase-like protein: MFGLIKTWKALEARGIMGINRRNADYVLKYNKRHLYPIVDDKIITKERALAAGIHVPEMYGIIETEKEIEKLDQIIGGRSDFVIKPAQGAGGDGILVIADRFEDRYRTVSGKIISHEEIEHQISSILTGLYSLGGHRDRALIEYRVTPDQIFKSISYEGVPDIRIIVLMGYPVMAMLRLPTRQSGGKANLHQGAIGVGVDLATGVTLRGTWLNNIISKHPDTTNAVDGVQLPNWDGFMKLAAGCYELCGLGYIGVDMVLDQDKGPLILELNARPGLNIQIANDCGLTQRTHAIEAHIEALAKDGISEDAEQRVRVSQGLFGHVHPR, encoded by the coding sequence ATGTTTGGCCTGATCAAGACATGGAAAGCCCTGGAGGCCCGGGGCATCATGGGTATCAACCGGCGTAACGCGGACTACGTACTGAAGTACAACAAGCGCCACCTGTACCCGATCGTCGACGACAAGATCATCACCAAGGAGCGCGCCCTGGCGGCCGGCATTCATGTGCCGGAAATGTACGGCATCATCGAGACCGAGAAAGAGATCGAGAAGCTCGACCAGATCATCGGCGGGCGCAGCGATTTCGTCATCAAGCCGGCGCAGGGCGCCGGCGGTGACGGCATCCTGGTGATCGCCGACCGCTTCGAGGACCGCTACCGCACGGTGTCGGGCAAGATCATCAGCCACGAGGAGATCGAGCACCAGATCTCGAGCATCCTCACCGGCCTGTACTCGCTGGGCGGGCACCGCGACCGCGCGCTGATCGAGTACCGGGTCACCCCTGACCAGATATTCAAGAGCATCAGCTACGAAGGCGTGCCGGACATCCGCATCATCGTGCTGATGGGCTACCCGGTGATGGCCATGCTGCGCCTGCCGACCCGCCAGTCCGGCGGCAAGGCCAACCTGCACCAGGGCGCCATCGGCGTGGGTGTCGACCTGGCCACCGGCGTGACCCTGCGCGGCACCTGGCTGAACAACATCATCAGCAAGCACCCCGACACCACCAACGCAGTGGATGGCGTGCAACTGCCGAACTGGGACGGCTTCATGAAGCTGGCCGCCGGCTGCTACGAGCTGTGCGGCCTGGGCTACATCGGTGTCGACATGGTGCTGGACCAGGACAAGGGGCCGCTGATTCTAGAGCTCAACGCGCGCCCTGGCCTGAACATCCAGATCGCCAACGATTGCGGGCTTACCCAACGTACCCATGCGATCGAGGCGCACATCGAAGCACTGGCCAAGGATGGCATCAGCGAAGATGCCGAACAGCGCGTGCGGGTGTCGCAAGGCTTGTTCGGGCACGTGCATCCGCGCTGA
- a CDS encoding inactive transglutaminase family protein — protein MRSLTLHLKVLITVLVLLGVAVTAYQIFVLGIPVTEDETDDLWNIDAKVEFVASTKDPVKVQMFVPPLNRDYVSLNESFISNNYGVSVNRADGNRKVTWSARRASGNQTLYYRLVLTKRYSNEKTTIKGPTFRDSLAVEGPEKIAAEALMAPIRQHSADVETFVSETIKRVNNLNDDNVKLLLAGDTTTMKKAQVIDLLLSIAHVPMEKVHTIRLVADTPQTPELWLRSFNGTDWLYFNPDTGEQGLPSDRLLWWTGDDNLITVDGGKKANVTFSMNNSEMNAIRLAKLTDENTDADFLEYSLYGLPLQTQQTFMIMVMIPIGVLVILVLRNLIGLQTLGTFTPVLIALAFRETQLGFGIMLFTVITALGLSLRSYLEHLKLQMLPRLSVVLTFVVVLIAAISLFSHKLGLERGLSVALFPMVILTMTIERLSITWEERGGGHAMKVAIGTLFAASLAHLLMMVPELVYFVFTFPAVLLILVGFMLAMGRYRGYRLTELVRFKAFLKKADA, from the coding sequence ATGCGCTCTCTTACCCTCCATCTGAAAGTCCTGATCACCGTGCTGGTGCTGTTGGGCGTGGCGGTCACGGCTTATCAGATCTTCGTACTCGGCATCCCGGTAACCGAGGATGAAACCGACGATTTGTGGAACATCGACGCCAAGGTCGAGTTCGTGGCCAGCACCAAGGACCCGGTCAAGGTGCAGATGTTCGTGCCACCGTTGAACCGCGACTACGTCAGCCTCAACGAGAGCTTCATCTCCAACAACTATGGGGTGAGCGTCAACCGTGCCGACGGCAACCGCAAGGTCACCTGGTCGGCCCGCCGCGCCAGCGGCAACCAGACCCTCTACTACCGCCTGGTACTGACCAAGCGCTACAGCAACGAGAAGACCACGATCAAAGGCCCGACCTTCCGTGACAGCCTGGCCGTGGAAGGCCCCGAGAAGATCGCCGCCGAGGCCCTGATGGCGCCGATCCGCCAGCACTCGGCCGACGTCGAGACCTTCGTCAGCGAGACCATCAAGCGGGTCAACAACCTCAACGACGACAACGTCAAGCTGCTGCTGGCCGGCGACACCACGACCATGAAGAAGGCCCAGGTCATCGACCTGCTGCTGTCGATCGCCCACGTACCGATGGAGAAGGTGCACACCATCCGCCTGGTGGCCGACACCCCGCAAACCCCGGAACTGTGGCTGCGCAGCTTCAACGGCACCGACTGGCTGTACTTCAACCCGGACACCGGCGAGCAGGGCCTGCCCAGCGATCGCCTGCTGTGGTGGACCGGTGACGACAACCTGATCACCGTCGATGGCGGCAAGAAGGCCAACGTCACCTTCAGCATGAACAACAGCGAGATGAACGCCATCCGCCTGGCCAAGCTGACCGACGAGAATACCGACGCCGACTTCCTCGAATATTCGCTGTACGGCCTGCCGCTGCAAACCCAGCAAACCTTCATGATCATGGTGATGATCCCGATCGGTGTGCTGGTGATTCTGGTGCTGCGCAACCTGATCGGCCTGCAGACCCTGGGCACCTTCACCCCGGTACTGATCGCCCTGGCCTTCCGCGAGACCCAGCTGGGCTTCGGCATCATGCTGTTCACGGTCATCACCGCGCTGGGCCTGTCGCTGCGCTCGTACCTGGAACACCTGAAACTGCAGATGCTGCCTCGCCTGTCGGTGGTACTGACCTTCGTCGTGGTGCTGATTGCCGCCATCAGCCTGTTCAGCCACAAGCTGGGCCTGGAGCGCGGGCTGTCGGTCGCGCTGTTCCCGATGGTTATCCTGACCATGACCATCGAGCGCCTGTCCATCACCTGGGAAGAACGTGGCGGTGGCCATGCCATGAAAGTGGCCATCGGCACCCTGTTCGCAGCTTCCCTGGCACACCTGTTGATGATGGTGCCGGAGCTGGTGTACTTCGTGTTCACCTTCCCCGCCGTGCTGCTGATCCTGGTGGGCTTCATGCTGGCAATGGGCCGCTACCGAGGCTACCGCCTGACCGAGCTCGTGCGCTTCAAGGCATTCCTGAAGAAGGCTGACGCCTGA
- a CDS encoding GntR family transcriptional regulator gives MQDLSTSSPVLTDETETLSENVFRRIQAAIVKGDIAPGSKISEPELARTYGISRGPLREAIHRLEGQRLLVRVPHVGARVVSLNHVELIELYEIRESLEGMACRLAAERMSQADIDELRRVLDTHERDAAFQAGQGYYQQEGDYDFHYRIIQGSGNQTLVKMLCGELYQLVRMYRIQFSATPNRPRQAFAEHHRILDAIADRDGELAELLMRRHIGASKRNIERHYLDAHNNSPRGEK, from the coding sequence ATGCAGGACCTATCCACCTCCAGTCCGGTGCTGACAGACGAAACGGAAACCCTGTCCGAAAACGTCTTCCGGCGTATCCAGGCGGCCATCGTCAAGGGCGATATCGCCCCCGGCAGCAAGATTTCCGAGCCGGAGCTGGCGCGCACCTACGGCATCAGCCGCGGGCCGCTGCGCGAGGCCATCCACCGCCTCGAAGGCCAGCGTCTGCTTGTGCGCGTGCCGCATGTGGGGGCACGGGTGGTTTCGCTCAATCACGTCGAACTGATCGAGCTGTATGAAATTCGCGAATCGCTGGAGGGCATGGCCTGCCGGCTGGCCGCCGAACGCATGAGCCAGGCCGACATCGACGAATTGCGCCGGGTGCTCGATACCCACGAGCGCGATGCCGCCTTCCAGGCCGGCCAGGGCTACTACCAGCAGGAAGGTGACTACGACTTCCATTACCGGATCATCCAGGGCAGCGGCAACCAGACCCTGGTCAAGATGCTCTGCGGCGAGCTGTACCAGCTGGTGCGCATGTACCGCATCCAGTTCTCGGCCACGCCCAACCGGCCACGTCAGGCCTTTGCCGAACACCACCGCATTCTCGACGCCATCGCCGACCGTGACGGCGAGCTGGCCGAACTCCTGATGCGCCGCCACATCGGCGCGTCCAAGCGCAATATTGAGCGTCACTACCTGGACGCCCACAACAACAGCCCACGAGGTGAGAAATGA